From a single Helicoverpa armigera isolate CAAS_96S chromosome 7, ASM3070526v1, whole genome shotgun sequence genomic region:
- the LOC135117101 gene encoding uncharacterized protein LOC135117101 has product MPEEDLLQHEMEAGVVISEVLTLPHSQARDFVELLPTETTINDSRATAGSSPPPIQEQVQDAPQSPVLQMTVRGRRTETVASSTPPLRQRPRRKRNLNPRQSVSEQYSAARREFLAVAEANAATMKMLATAAQAQADAAKMQAEAAKVQAEATLQLVKVGNKIADAINNYINKNNK; this is encoded by the exons ATGCCAGAGGAAGAT ttattacaacatgagatggaggctggggtggtaatctctgaggttctcaccttacctcattctcagg ctagagattttgtggaattgttaccgactgaaacaa caatcaatgacagcagagcaacggctggttcttcaccaccacccatccaagaacaagtgcaagatgcccctcagtcgccagtactacaaatga cagtacgtggcagaaggacagaaactgttgcatcatcaacaccaccactgcgacagagacccagaagaaagagga atctgaatcctcgccaaagtgtttctgagcaatatagtgcagctcgacgagaatttctagcagttgcagaagcaaatgctgctacaatgaag atgctggcaactgctgctcaagcgcaagcagatgctgccaagatgcaggctgaggcagccaaggtacaagccgaggcgacgctgcaattggtaaaagtcggaaacaaaatagctgacgcaataaataattacataaataaaaataataaatga
- the LOC135117100 gene encoding putative nuclease HARBI1 — protein sequence MASEYLAWDLVVLEHRRDVLMGRQIARNKRNDENPLDLEDGQFLQMYRISKEMFHRLLSELRPSLQRRRPYGLSVESQILTALRFYACGCYQQPVGLQWGCSMSQKSVSRVIRAVTSAINEKLLRKYIKFPMTQGERHAAKQKFRNAPQPFPGVIGAIDCTHIKILAPKTNEESYVSGHHEGHSLNVQAVCDPDLIILNINARWPGARHDAHIWANSPVRSTMKRHFENGDRRAWLLGDDGYPLEPWLMTPIKHQQPGTPEYKYTEAHCSARNIIERCFGVLKSVFRCLSHQRQLMYEPYMAGLIINACAVLHNMRITYKLPEPESTTSMQLVDNSRFHDDMLEVTGSGRAVAERIRRRLINTSFT from the exons atggcttctgaatatttagcatgggacttagttgtgctcgagcacagacgcgatgtgcttatgggtcgacaaatagcacgaaacaagcgaaacgatgaaaatcccttggatttggaggatggccaatttcttcaaatgtatagaatttcaaaggaaatgtttcacaggctactaagtgaactgcgtccatctctccaaagacgacggccttacggactttctgtggagtcccaa atactgacggcactccgattttacgcatgtgggtgctaccaacaacctgttggcttgcagtggggttgtagcatgagccaaaaatctgttagccgagtcatccgggctgtaacttcggcaataaatgaaaaacttttaagaaaatatattaaatttccaaTGACTCAAGGAGAACGCCATGCGGCAAAACAGAAATTTAGAAATGCCCCACAGCCATTCCCAGGGGTAATTGGAGCCATTGATTGcacccatataaaaattttagctcctaagaccaatgaggagtcttatgtgagtggtcaccatgagggccattcattaaatgtgcaagct gtgtgtgaccctgatcttattattttaaatattaatgctcgatggccaggagcgagacatgatgctcacatatgggcaaattcaccggtgcgctcaacaatgaagcgacattttgaaaatggggaccgccgtgcttggctgcttg gtgatgatggatatcctctggaaccgtggttaatgactcccataaaacatcaacagcctggcacaccggaatataaatataccgaagcacactgctcagctaggaacatcatagaaagatgcttcggtgtgctaaaatctgtgtttagatgtctatcacaccaacgccagttaatgtacgaaccctatatggctggcctaataattaacgcatgtgcagtgctccacaatatgcggataacatataaattaccggaaccagagtccaccacatccatgcagctggtggataatagtagattccatgatgatatgttagaagttacag gttctgggcgagctgttgcagagcgcataagaagaaggctaattaacactagtttcacataa